Proteins from a single region of Vibrio sp. DW001:
- a CDS encoding MarR family transcriptional regulator codes for MSNDSISDTIFNMVHLCRLTMRSTLKASEIGLNSMHIRCLTFIEKNESCTANDIVNFFSRDKAQIARLIKEMIDKDWLSKSANPEDKRSQLLVLTEGGKALMKLVSETQSNMHNKMQENLSEQELTEFRRVADIISRNLRNV; via the coding sequence ATGAGCAACGATTCTATCTCCGACACTATTTTCAATATGGTTCACTTATGCCGTTTAACAATGCGGTCAACACTTAAAGCGAGCGAAATTGGATTAAATTCCATGCATATCAGATGTTTAACTTTTATAGAAAAAAATGAGTCTTGCACGGCCAATGATATCGTCAACTTCTTTTCTAGAGATAAAGCGCAGATAGCTCGTCTGATTAAAGAGATGATTGATAAGGATTGGTTGTCGAAGAGTGCTAATCCTGAGGACAAAAGAAGCCAGCTTTTGGTACTAACAGAGGGTGGCAAAGCCTTGATGAAGTTAGTATCCGAGACTCAGAGCAACATGCACAATAAAATGCAAGAAAACCTCTCCGAACAAGAACTGACTGAGTTCAGAAGAGTGGCCGACATAATCTCGCGCAATCTTCGCAACGTTTAG
- a CDS encoding siderophore-interacting protein, translating to MRPNKPKARLTHVSKIIELSPHMRRIVLTGESMQDFPIDLEGSYVKVVLPSQDDNERKMRSYTIRFFDPQTRELGLDFVINRHNGPATNWAKHAKIGDSIMIAGPGPMKMTNYNHHSYLLVGDITSINAINGYVPRFRPGTDVKAIIGVPTRADIIEMDYDDSKNTEWFVEDEATITLEEKVLKVAQGMSKDTHVFLGLEARSIRSLRPVLQEDIGLDRLNIFAVGYWKKGVDADRFGAQKKVNPV from the coding sequence ATGCGACCAAATAAACCAAAAGCGCGTTTAACACACGTGTCAAAAATTATCGAACTTTCTCCACATATGCGTCGCATTGTTTTGACTGGAGAGAGTATGCAGGACTTTCCTATTGATTTGGAAGGCTCGTATGTGAAGGTGGTTTTGCCGTCACAAGATGATAATGAACGCAAGATGCGTTCATATACTATTCGTTTTTTTGACCCACAGACGAGAGAGTTGGGGCTCGATTTTGTCATCAATCGCCATAATGGTCCTGCTACCAATTGGGCAAAGCATGCAAAAATTGGAGATAGCATTATGATTGCAGGTCCAGGGCCGATGAAAATGACCAATTACAATCACCATAGTTATTTGTTGGTTGGGGACATAACTTCGATAAATGCAATAAACGGATATGTACCAAGGTTTCGACCCGGAACGGACGTGAAAGCGATCATTGGGGTTCCTACTCGTGCAGATATAATAGAGATGGATTATGACGATTCAAAAAATACAGAATGGTTTGTGGAAGATGAAGCCACTATAACCCTAGAGGAAAAAGTTCTAAAGGTGGCACAAGGGATGTCGAAAGACACCCATGTGTTTTTGGGATTGGAAGCTAGAAGCATTCGTTCACTGCGTCCGGTATTACAAGAAGATATCGGCCTTGATAGACTGAATATTTTTGCCGTAGGTTATTGGAAAAAAGGCGTCGATGCTGACCGATTTGGCGCTCAAAAGAAAGTTAACCCAGTATAG
- a CDS encoding flavodoxin — MANIAVFYGSDSGSTKKVATLIAQQFNVDSYDIADIELEDLEQYDLIILGTPTVNNGEIQSDWDYVLDDIEDLNLTNTKVAVFGLGDQSDYADTFVDAMADLAQACEEAGATLIGPWPSKGYTHSESRAEKNGWFVGLAIDMERQAERTHERVENWVNQLKSSMNE, encoded by the coding sequence ATGGCAAACATCGCCGTATTTTATGGAAGTGACTCCGGTTCGACAAAAAAAGTCGCCACGCTTATCGCTCAGCAATTTAATGTCGATAGCTACGACATCGCAGATATAGAATTGGAAGACTTAGAACAATATGACCTTATCATTCTCGGTACGCCTACGGTAAACAACGGCGAGATTCAGTCTGACTGGGACTATGTACTCGATGACATCGAAGATCTTAATCTGACAAACACCAAGGTTGCGGTCTTTGGCTTAGGAGATCAGAGCGACTACGCCGATACTTTTGTGGATGCCATGGCCGACCTTGCGCAAGCATGCGAAGAAGCAGGCGCGACACTTATTGGTCCGTGGCCTTCTAAAGGCTATACGCATTCGGAATCGAGGGCCGAGAAAAACGGTTGGTTTGTCGGCCTTGCTATCGATATGGAAAGACAAGCGGAACGTACACATGAGCGAGTTGAAAACTGGGTAAATCAACTGAAGTCATCCATGAACGAATAA
- the nifJ gene encoding pyruvate:ferredoxin (flavodoxin) oxidoreductase, translating to MNVNKKVGTTTDQKETEIRIMDGNEAAASVAYRCNDVIGIYPITPSSAMAEHCEEWTNDQVTNFRGVIPSIYEMQSEAGAAGLVHGALTAGSLATSFTSSQGLLLMIPNMYKIAGELTPFVLHVAARTVATHALSIFCDHSDVMAVRQTGFAMLSSNNSQQAHDLALIAQAATLQSRIPFVHFFDGFRTSHELNHVQTIHNDTIEKMLDEDAITQNFQRRLTPDAPTLRGSSQNPDTYFQAREAVNSYYDICPNIVVDMMERFGKLTGRHYQPFQYVGDEKAIALIVVMGSATSTVKQTVTGLQKQGKRVGVLCVHLFRPFSVEHCLSIIPPTIQSIAVLDRTKEPGAIGEPLYLDMVAAMSQGWHAHHSTPIPEIFGGRYGLSSKEFTPRHAESIYIAIESGTIFHSFTVGITDDVTNLSLPLVHTSTDYDESTLRALFYGLGSDGTVGANKNTIKIVGSDSSWFTQGYFVYDSKKSGGMTTSHLRFDNTLIDAPYLIDEADFLGCHQFSLLKNNDILAHAKRGATVLFNSVYSADELWGQLNYREQNHILKKNLKMYTIDANDLANRCGIRGRINNIMQRAFFLLTELLTPEQAFERQNEAIKKTYQRKGDKLIHANLATVAKTEAVLFEVLPNVNALNKPDYVPIVSHHAPELVKKITAELLQNRGDQLPVSVFPVDGQWPTATSKWEKRDIASFVPQWDQESCTQCNICSLVCPHSAIRVKVVSRTLSLKDAPKSFITTDYKRRDFHGERFTLQVSPQDCTGCQLCVDMCPTLNEGDGSKKALIMVARASVSEEQNQNFEYFTQLPELKPIEVKRIDARSSQLLEPLLEFSGACSGCGETPYIKVLTQLYGDHMLIANATGCSSIYGGNLPTTPYSQNKQGQGPAWANSLFEDNAEFGLGMRIALESEQNIALTQLKAMQDFLPKPLFEDIVKLVNDSSVKGIAKQRENIRHLKQLTDERHSMTQYANSLVSKSVWIIGGDGWAFDIGYGGVDHVLAGKKNVNIIVLNNQVYANTGGQQSKATPTGAIAKFASEGKQTAGKDLGITTMMNGNAYVATIAIGANMNQTLKAIQEAESYPGPSLIIAYASCITHGIDMSEGIEQQQQLVDTGLWPLYRFDPRRKTKGKAALQLDSPPAKLGVEHFIERQNRFNQLSTRDHKRYLQGIASLQSQVEHRQSLLNQLAEWK from the coding sequence ATGAACGTAAACAAAAAGGTGGGGACCACCACCGATCAAAAAGAAACAGAAATTAGGATAATGGACGGCAATGAGGCCGCGGCTTCTGTCGCTTATCGCTGTAACGATGTCATCGGCATCTATCCGATCACACCATCTTCAGCCATGGCAGAGCATTGCGAGGAGTGGACGAATGACCAAGTCACTAACTTCAGAGGCGTCATACCTAGTATTTACGAGATGCAGTCGGAAGCCGGAGCGGCGGGTCTTGTACACGGGGCATTAACGGCAGGCTCTTTGGCCACCTCTTTTACTTCATCACAGGGATTGTTATTAATGATCCCAAATATGTATAAGATAGCGGGTGAACTCACCCCCTTTGTACTGCATGTCGCGGCGAGAACAGTGGCAACACACGCCCTTTCTATCTTCTGCGATCACTCCGATGTGATGGCAGTACGTCAAACAGGCTTTGCCATGCTTTCAAGCAATAACAGCCAACAAGCCCACGACTTAGCATTAATTGCTCAGGCTGCCACGTTACAAAGCCGCATCCCCTTTGTACACTTTTTTGATGGATTCAGGACATCTCATGAGCTAAACCACGTCCAAACTATCCATAATGACACAATAGAAAAGATGTTAGATGAAGACGCTATTACACAAAACTTTCAACGAAGACTGACACCAGACGCCCCGACACTCAGAGGTTCCTCACAGAATCCAGACACCTACTTTCAAGCAAGGGAAGCGGTAAACAGTTATTACGATATCTGCCCTAACATCGTCGTCGACATGATGGAAAGGTTTGGCAAGCTTACCGGACGTCATTACCAACCATTTCAATATGTTGGTGATGAAAAGGCCATCGCACTTATTGTCGTGATGGGATCCGCCACGAGCACCGTGAAGCAAACCGTTACTGGATTGCAAAAACAGGGCAAACGCGTCGGCGTTCTATGCGTTCATCTATTCCGCCCTTTTTCTGTAGAACATTGCTTAAGCATTATTCCACCAACGATTCAAAGCATTGCCGTACTGGATAGGACCAAAGAACCTGGCGCCATCGGCGAACCACTATACCTCGACATGGTCGCAGCAATGTCACAAGGTTGGCACGCACACCATAGCACCCCCATCCCGGAAATTTTTGGTGGACGATACGGACTCTCTTCAAAAGAATTCACCCCTCGTCATGCAGAGTCAATCTACATTGCTATAGAGTCTGGTACCATTTTTCATAGCTTTACGGTCGGTATAACCGATGACGTCACCAACCTTTCGCTACCGTTAGTCCATACAAGCACTGATTATGACGAGTCAACACTCCGGGCACTTTTCTATGGGTTAGGATCAGACGGTACCGTCGGTGCAAATAAAAATACCATCAAAATAGTGGGCTCCGACAGCTCTTGGTTTACCCAAGGTTATTTTGTTTACGACTCCAAAAAAAGTGGGGGGATGACCACATCTCATTTGCGATTCGATAACACTCTAATAGATGCACCTTATCTCATAGATGAAGCCGACTTCCTTGGTTGTCACCAGTTTAGCCTGCTTAAAAACAACGACATTCTTGCCCACGCCAAACGGGGGGCAACCGTTCTATTTAACTCTGTCTATTCCGCAGACGAGTTATGGGGTCAGCTCAATTACCGCGAACAGAACCATATCCTTAAAAAGAATTTAAAGATGTACACTATCGACGCCAACGACCTCGCGAACCGATGTGGTATTCGCGGTCGTATTAACAATATTATGCAACGTGCTTTCTTTTTATTGACCGAATTACTCACGCCTGAACAGGCATTTGAACGACAAAACGAAGCCATTAAAAAAACCTATCAACGTAAGGGTGATAAGTTAATCCATGCCAATCTGGCGACAGTAGCGAAAACCGAAGCCGTTTTATTTGAGGTCTTACCCAATGTTAACGCATTGAACAAACCTGATTACGTGCCAATTGTCTCGCATCACGCGCCAGAGCTTGTAAAAAAAATAACGGCTGAACTTTTACAAAACCGTGGCGATCAATTACCCGTCAGTGTCTTTCCCGTTGATGGTCAGTGGCCCACTGCCACCAGCAAATGGGAAAAACGGGATATCGCAAGCTTTGTCCCACAATGGGATCAAGAAAGTTGTACCCAATGCAATATCTGCAGCTTAGTCTGTCCTCATTCCGCTATTCGAGTAAAAGTGGTCAGTCGCACCTTGTCATTAAAGGATGCACCTAAATCCTTCATAACCACAGACTATAAACGACGAGACTTCCATGGTGAAAGATTCACCCTTCAAGTTTCTCCTCAAGACTGCACTGGCTGCCAGCTTTGCGTGGATATGTGCCCTACTCTGAATGAAGGTGATGGTTCAAAAAAAGCATTGATAATGGTGGCTAGGGCATCAGTATCAGAAGAACAAAACCAGAATTTTGAATACTTCACCCAATTACCCGAACTTAAACCTATCGAGGTAAAGCGCATCGACGCCCGAAGCAGCCAGCTTTTGGAGCCATTGCTTGAGTTCTCTGGAGCTTGCTCTGGCTGTGGGGAAACCCCTTATATCAAAGTGCTTACACAACTGTACGGTGACCATATGCTGATTGCCAACGCGACGGGTTGCTCTTCGATATATGGAGGGAACCTACCCACCACACCTTATAGCCAAAACAAACAAGGACAAGGGCCTGCATGGGCAAACTCCCTATTTGAGGATAATGCAGAGTTTGGTCTGGGTATGCGCATAGCGTTAGAAAGCGAGCAAAATATCGCACTGACTCAACTTAAAGCCATGCAAGATTTTCTTCCGAAACCTCTATTCGAAGATATCGTTAAACTGGTTAATGATTCCTCAGTCAAAGGAATCGCGAAGCAACGTGAGAATATCAGGCACCTGAAACAGCTGACTGATGAGAGGCATTCGATGACGCAATATGCCAATTCATTAGTCTCAAAGTCCGTATGGATTATAGGGGGTGACGGGTGGGCATTTGATATCGGCTATGGCGGTGTGGACCACGTGCTAGCAGGCAAAAAAAACGTCAACATCATAGTGCTAAACAATCAGGTTTACGCCAATACCGGTGGGCAACAATCGAAAGCAACACCGACGGGTGCCATCGCTAAGTTTGCTAGTGAAGGTAAACAGACAGCAGGAAAAGATCTTGGTATTACCACCATGATGAATGGCAACGCTTACGTCGCCACTATCGCCATCGGGGCGAATATGAATCAGACCTTGAAAGCGATTCAGGAGGCAGAATCTTACCCCGGACCATCTTTGATTATCGCTTACGCTTCCTGCATTACCCATGGTATCGACATGTCTGAAGGCATCGAGCAACAGCAACAACTTGTCGATACAGGTTTGTGGCCACTCTACCGATTTGATCCTAGACGAAAAACCAAAGGTAAAGCTGCGCTTCAGCTTGATTCACCCCCAGCGAAACTCGGGGTGGAACACTTTATTGAACGCCAAAATCGATTTAATCAGCTTTCAACAAGGGACCATAAACGTTATCTACAAGGGATTGCTTCACTGCAATCTCAAGTCGAACATAGACAGTCATTGCTTAATCAATTAGCTGAATGGAAATAA